One Streptomyces sp. R28 DNA window includes the following coding sequences:
- a CDS encoding DUF3043 domain-containing protein produces MPRHPVPLGFVFRSRAKEEKAQAADKALVTDSTQTRHPEAPKGRPTPKRSDAQSQRRSVANTSLTRKDAAKRQREERRAALERQRQALAGGDERYLPARDKGPVRKFARDFIDSRFNIAEFFLPMAVVILVLSMVQVPALQNIALLLWLIVIVLIVLDSAVTGFRLKKQLAERFPDTPKRGAVAYALMRSLQMRRLRLPKPQVKRGERP; encoded by the coding sequence ATGCCCCGGCACCCCGTACCCTTGGGTTTTGTGTTCCGTAGCCGTGCCAAGGAAGAGAAGGCCCAGGCCGCCGACAAGGCGCTGGTGACCGACTCCACTCAGACCCGTCACCCCGAGGCCCCGAAGGGCCGCCCCACGCCCAAGCGCAGCGACGCCCAGTCGCAGCGTCGCAGCGTGGCCAACACGTCGCTGACGCGCAAGGATGCCGCCAAGCGCCAGCGCGAGGAGCGCCGGGCCGCCCTGGAGAGGCAGCGCCAGGCGCTGGCCGGGGGCGACGAGCGGTATCTGCCGGCCCGCGACAAGGGTCCGGTCCGCAAGTTCGCGCGTGACTTCATCGACTCGCGCTTCAACATCGCGGAGTTCTTCCTGCCGATGGCCGTGGTCATCCTCGTGCTGAGCATGGTGCAGGTACCGGCGCTGCAGAACATCGCGCTGCTGCTGTGGCTGATCGTGATCGTGCTCATCGTGCTCGACTCGGCCGTCACCGGCTTCCGTCTGAAGAAGCAGCTCGCCGAGCGCTTCCCCGACACCCCCAAGCGTGGTGCCGTCGCCTACGCGCTGATGCGTTCCCTGCAGATGCGCCGGCTCCGCCTGCCGAAGCCGCAGGTCAAGCGCGGAGAGCGGCCCTGA
- a CDS encoding class I SAM-dependent methyltransferase, whose amino-acid sequence MARQLDEQIAGRFPVGQRLRVLDVGMGQGTQALRLARAGHQVTGVEQDPKMIATAREELAGEPEGIRERVRIVQGDGRDTGVHFLPGSFDVVLCHGVLMYIEEPDPLLAGLARMLAQGGLLSLLVRNGDALAMRPGLGGDWSGALASFDTTAYRNRLGLDVRADRLTDLTATLAGIGAPLHAWYGVRVFTDTAADGAEVPADVEALLAVEERAGKTDPYRGVAALLHLCGVRG is encoded by the coding sequence GTGGCCCGGCAGCTCGACGAGCAGATAGCCGGGCGGTTCCCGGTCGGGCAGCGGCTGCGGGTGCTCGACGTGGGGATGGGCCAGGGCACGCAGGCGCTGCGCCTGGCCAGGGCCGGGCATCAGGTGACCGGCGTCGAGCAGGACCCGAAGATGATCGCGACGGCCCGGGAGGAGCTCGCCGGCGAGCCCGAGGGCATCCGGGAGCGGGTCCGCATCGTCCAGGGGGACGGACGGGACACCGGCGTCCACTTTCTGCCGGGCAGCTTCGACGTCGTGCTGTGCCACGGCGTGCTGATGTACATCGAGGAGCCCGATCCGCTGCTGGCCGGGCTGGCCCGGATGCTCGCCCAGGGCGGACTGCTGTCGCTGCTCGTACGCAACGGCGACGCGCTGGCCATGCGGCCGGGACTGGGTGGGGACTGGTCCGGGGCGCTCGCCTCCTTCGACACCACCGCCTACCGGAACCGGCTGGGGCTCGACGTACGGGCGGACCGGCTCACGGACCTGACGGCGACGCTGGCGGGGATCGGGGCGCCGCTGCACGCCTGGTACGGCGTGCGGGTGTTCACCGACACGGCGGCCGACGGGGCGGAGGTCCCGGCGGACGTGGAGGCGTTGCTGGCGGTCGAGGAGCGGGCCGGGAAGACGGATCCCTATCGGGGCGTCGCGGCGTTGCTGCATCTGTGCGGAGTGCGTGGCTGA